ATCCTGAGGCTGAGATCACAGGTCTCTTTAGCATTGGTGGCAAACTAAAAATGGGGTTACTCCTTCctatacagtaaaataaaataaaataacagctgGTAGGTGAGCTAATAGCCGATTTTAACCGTTTGCTGCCTGGAGTTCCTGCACTGGGGGCCAGGTCTCCACTTATTGCTCTAAATCAAAACAATCCCTGTGAATGCCCAATGAGGCTCTCAAATTGAGAAGTTGATTTTCATCAGAGTAAATGaagaatattattatattttacacaTCAATAAATCAATGTAGCCCTAATTTTGCCACACAGGAAATCAATTCTGGTCTTTCTAAACCATCAAAGATGTTATGAACAAAGTAATTTCACAAATTATGGCAAGTAACACATTTATTGATGACTGCAGTTTAGGAATTGAGAATCTGTGAGCACCGTAATATAATATGGTGCACTGATGTGAGCCGAGTGAAACACAGATTATATGGTGAAACTGTAATGCATCATTTGCTATTAGTGGGCTGGTAATAATTACCAGTTTCAAAGCAGCTCTTTTGAGGTAATCTTTAGTCTCATTCGTAACAGCCCTTCTCATTGACATTATGATTACACTAGCTGCCCTCACGATCTAGAATATCTAGTTGATAGGAATACTAAAACGCGATAGTGAAAACTGTATGTTGTATGCTCATTATAAGATGAAATGCCATCTTCTCTGACCTGATGTATGAGAAGAGAGGGTAACAGTATGGTGTGAACATATTGGAGCATGAGCACATCACTGGCTCTGAAAGCAAAATTTTAGGAAGTTCAGAGCAGCAAAAAAAGGATTCCCCTTTAAGCCTTTTGGGGAGGGTGCAGGTGAGATCCTTGGAGCTGTGCCAGATACCTTTCGGCACTCACCAGTGGCCTTCCCATTCACGGTGTGTGTGAAACTGGCATTGCTAATCAAGGGTCCAATCCTGAGTTTCAATCAAATATTATAATCTAAGATATGATTTTAAGGCATTTGGAGTGATGAAAGTGTTAAGGACTTGTTCCAGCTGACAAATCTCCTTTTTACTTATCCAGTTGGGATTGTCAGGCCAAATGTATGATAATAACACAGAGTCCTAGGGACGCAAAGGAGAAAGCCACAGAGGGTCACGTTAGTTGGAACCGGATCGGTTTTTTCCTGCCTATTTAGGACCCAAGTCAttgttcaacaacaacaaaaaatttatgaaaatactctcaatgatgctttttatttccctttgaagAGAGGAGGCAAACAAAAATAGGCAGATAATGTGATACTAATGTCAGCgttttctttcaaaatctttctgcctttttttttctccctccacatTAGGCAAATGTTGGAAACCTAATTTTGGTATCTTATCATCTAATCTTGTTAAAGAGATTTACCCAGGAGTGGGATATATTGAGTGAGATTATAAATGCATTGTAAAGTAAATTACAAGGTCAGGGCAGGGAGTCCATTATTCAGACAAGTGCTTGAGCAGGGCTGGTTTGTTTTGGAATGCAAGTGTTTGGGGCTCCTGAGAAGACCCTGCCAGCTTTTCTTTCTGACTTGCTAAATGGAGGAATCATAACTGATTAATTTTCTTATTCCCGCTCTTTAGCTTCATGGTggattttttgctttaaaaaaaaaaaaagttactgacaCATACTAGCTGGGGGCCTTAAGTGATTTGTCTAGTCCCCCTTTTAAAAGACGGGCTCACGTTTATTCCTCGCTTGTGTTTTACGTAAGCCTTTTTTGGAATCCCTGGGAAGTTATCTATTTTTCTCATCCTTGTCCTTTGGCCACCAACATTTGTGCCCTTTTTAATGCTGTCGTTGACTGGTAAACTGTTAGTTACTCCCTTagtgtatatacatttttaaatttagctatCTCCAGAAATGAATGATTGTGAAGTCAAGCTGGCCCCTCTTTGCCAAAGTGGCATTTACCACTCTCGGGTTCTTttcagtgagagagaaataatgtGACTTAAGCAGGGCCCCTCTCCAGACGGCTTGGCTACTGGCCAAAGAGTTGACTAGCTGAACTgtatctttctgtttctttctcaacTGGAGCTGAGGCTCAGCCGAGGGCGCAGGATGTTGTATAATTTGGTTCACGTTGTTAGCCTCTCAAAATAATGAGGAGGAGGCTAGTGTAGCATTTCTCAGCCTGCTGCCCGTCATGGTGCTGGCTGCTTTAACTGTTCTTCAACTAGGATGCTGTGTCTGCTTAAGTTGGCACCGGCCACTCCTCCTAACTTCTCCAGACTCGCATTTGTTTGACTGGGGGACAATTCTTAAAGATGTGATCCGGCCTGTTGGTTAAATCCgaattaaatttctcttttgagaTTTTTGCACTGTCCCTTGAGATAAAAAGGGGAGTCCCTGTAGGGAGTTGTGGAACCAGAACTGGGACTCACTGATCCTCACACAGGCTGGGAGGTGAGAATGTCGCTAGCCTCTCTTCCACAGAATTACTTTATGcgtgtcttctcatttttaacaatatcaaCAATTAGTGTGTTTCCGGCTAAGATTAAAAGCATCTCTAGGCCCACAGAGAATTATAATGAGTTGACCTTCTCTTTTTTGATATCTCTATGAAATGATTGCCTCTTTAGAAAGTTCACCTGCCACCCAGGGGAGAATAGAACGATGGGATTTAGGAAGCAGGCAAGTTTCCCTTAGGTCACCTTGTCCAAGTGCATCctttaacaaatgaggaaacgGAGTCCTGGAGATGAAGTAGCTTGCCCCAAACCACAGCTGGCAAAGGACTGGAAAGCTCAGATGTTTGCTGAGATTCCCTAGAATGTAGGGATCCTCATTCCCAAGCTTGAATTGGTCCAGATTTTTCTGATTTGGAGATtggatttaaaattcttagaactgAATGAAATGGCAGAAAGATTGattggacaaatatttattgggcctCAGTCACCAGATGTGCTGGGCACCAATGCAGGCTCGCAGAAGAATAGGTCAGTGAGGGCTTAGGCCTCTCGGGttgagggctgggggcagggaaggctggAGGTGAAACATAAAGAATCAATTGCTAATGCACTCCTCTGTGATGAAACATTGATGTTGGTGTTGTATTATTTTGCAGGTAAAGATGAGCCCAGCAGCTACACATGTACAACTTGCAAACAGCCATTCACCAGTGCATGGTTTCTCTTGCAACACGCACAGAACACTCATGGATTAAGAATCTACTTAGAAAGCGAGCACGGAAGTCCCCTGACCCCGCGGGTTGGTATCCCTTCAGGACTAGGTGCAGAATGTCCTTCCCAGCCACCTCTCCATGGGATTCATATTGCAGACAATAACCCCTTTAACCTGCTAAGAATACCAGGATCAGTATCGAGAGAGGCTTCCGGCCTGGCCGAAGGGCGCTTTCCACCCACTCCCCCCCTGTTTAGTCCACCACCGAGACATCACTTGGACCCCCACCGCATAGAGCGCCTGGGGGCggaagagatggccctggccacCCATCACCCGAGTGCCTTTGACAGGGTGCTGCGGTTGAATCCAATGGCTATGGAGCCTCCCGCCATGGATTTCTCTAGGAGACTTAGAGAGCTGGCAGGGAACACGTCTAGCCCACCGCTGTCCCCAGGCCGGCCCAGCCCTATGCAAAGGTTACTGCAACCATTCCAGCCAGGTAGCAAGCCGCCCTTCCTGGCGAcgccccccctccctcctctgcaatccgcccctcctccctcccagcccccggTCAAGTCCAAGTCATGCGAGTTCTGCGGCAAGACGTTCAAATTTCAGAGCAACCTCGTGGTGCACCGGCGCAGtcacacgggcgagaagccctaCAAGTGCAACCTGTGCGACCACGCGTGCACGCAGGCCAGCAAGCTGAAGCGCCACATGAAGACGCACATGCACAAGTCGTCCCCTATGACGGTCAAGTCCGACGACGGCCTCTCCACCGCCAGCTCCCCGGAACCCGGCACCAGCGACCTGGTGGGCAGCGCCAGCAGCGCGCTCAAGTCTGTGGTGGCCAAGTTCAAGAGCGAGAACGACCCCAACCTGATCCCGGAGAATGGGgacgaggaggaagaggaggacgacgaggaagaggaagaagaggaggaagaggaggaggaggagctgacGGAGAGCGAGAGGGTGGACTACGGCTTCGGGCTGAGCCTGGAGGCGGCGCGCCACCACGAGAACAGCTCGCGGGGCGCGGTGGTGGGCGTGGGCGACGAGGGCCGCGCCCTGCCTGATGTCATGCAGGGCATGGTGCTCAGCTCCATGCAGCACTTCAGCGAGGCCTTCCACCAGGTCCTGGGCGAGAAACATAAGCGCGGCCACCTGGCCGAGGCCGAGGGCCACAGGGACACTTGCGACGAAGACTCGGTGGCCGGCGAGTCGGACCGCATAGACGATGGCACTGTTAACGGCCGCGGCTGCTCCCCGGGCGAGTCGGCCTCGGGGGGCCTGTCCAAAAAGCTGCTGCTGGGCAGCCCCAGCTCGCTGAGCCCCTTCTCCAAGCGCATCAAGCTCGAGAAGGAGTTCGACTTGCCCCCGGCCGCGATGCCCAACACGGAGAACGTGTACTCGCAGTGGCTCGCTGGCTACGCGGCCTCCAGGCAGCTCAAAGATCCCTTCCTTAGCTTCGGAGACTCCAGACAATCGCCTTTCGCCTCCTCGTCGGAGCACTCCTCGGAGAACGGGAGCTTGCGCTTCTCCACGCCGCCCGGGGAGCTGGACGGAGGGATCTCGGGGCGCAGCGGCACGGGAAGTGGAGGGAGCACGCCCCATATTAGTGGTCCGGGCCCGGGCAGGCCCAGCTCAAAAGAGGGCAGACGCAGCGACACTTGTGAGTACTGTGGGAAAGTCTTCAAGAACTGTAGCAATCTCACTGTCCACAGGAGAAGCCACACGGGCGAAAGGCCTTATAAATGCGAGCTGTGCAACTATGCCTGTGCCCAGAGTAGCAAGCTCACCAGGCACATGAAAACGCATGGCCAGGTGGGGAAGGACGTTTACAAATGTGAAATTTGTAAGATGCCTTTTAGCGTGTACAGTACCCTggagaaacacatgaaaaaatggcaCAGTGATCGAGTGTTGAATAATGATATAAAAACTGAATAGAGGTATATTAATacccctccctcactcccacctGACACTTCCTTTtttcaccacccctcccccatcgcCCTCCAGCCCCACTCCCCCGTAGGATTTTTTTCTAGTCCCATgtgattaaacaaacaaacaaacagaagtaaCGGAAGCTAAGAATATGAGAGTGCTTGTCACCAGcacacctgttttttttttttctttttcttttttctttttctttttttcctttatgttctcACCGTTTGAATGCATGATCTGTATGGGGCAATACTATTGCATTTTACGCAAACTTTGAGCCTTTCTCTTGTGCAATAATTTACAtgttgtgtatgttttttttttttaaacttagacaGCATGTATGGTATGTTATGGCTATTTTAAATTGTCCCCGATTCGTTGCTGAGCAAACATGTTGCTGTTTCCAGTTCCGttctgagagaaaaagagagagagagagaaaaagaccatGCTGCATACATTCTGTAATACATATCatgtacagttttattttataacgTGAGGAGGAAAAACAGTCTTTGGGTTAACCCTCTACAGACAGAATGGACAGCACTGAAACGAAATCTCTATGAGCTAAATGTCTGTCTCTAAAGGGTTAAATGTATCAattggataggaaaaaaaaaaggccttgaaTTGACAAactaacagaaaaacaaaacaagtttatCCTatcatttggttttaaaatatgagtgCCTTGGATCTATGAAAACCACGTTGATGGTTCTTTCTACTTGTTATAAACTTGTAGCTTAATTCAGCATTGGGTGAGGTAAGAAACCTTAGGACCTAGCATATAATTCTATATTGTATTTCTCACAACAATGGCTACCTAAAAATATGACCCACTATGTCCTAGTTAATCATCATTCTCCCTTTAGTTTAATCTTATAAGCAAAACTGATTATACCAGTATAAACGCTATTTTGCTCCTGGTGAGAGCTTAAAAGAAATGGGCTGTTTTgcccaaagttttattttttttaaatgatgattagATTGAATGTGCAACGTGCAAAAGCCCTGGAATACAATTAAATGCATTAGTAaggaattcattttatgaagataacttgttttaaataatgtctgtttaaaaaaattctggcacCAAAAGAAATAGATCCAGATCTATTTGGTTGTCAAAGGGACAATCAAACGATAAACTTTAAGACCTCGTAGACCATATTAAAAACAAGAGACTGACGATAAGGTTTGACAGAgggtaacaggaaaaaaaatatgtgatctTTTAGCACAATGTGGTACTATTTGCCATTTTAAACTAGAACAGGTGTATAAGCTAATATTGATACAATGATGATTAACTATGAATTCTTAAGACTTGTGTTTAAATGTGacattcttaaaaaagaagagaaagaattttaagagtaGCAGTATATATGTCTGTGCTCCCTAAAAGttgtacttcatttcttttccataCACTGTGTGCTATTTGTGTTAACATGGAAGaggattcattgtttttattttatttttttaattttttcttttttattaagctAGCATCTGCCCCAGTTGGTGTTCAAATAGCACTTGACTCTGCCTGTAATATCTGTATCTTTTCTCTAATCAGAGATACAGAGGTTGAGTATAAAATAAACCTGCTCAGATAGGACAATTAAGTGCACTGTACAATTTTCCCAGTTTACAGGTCTATACTTAAGGGAAAAGTTGCaagaatgctgaaaaaaaaaaaattgaacacaaTCTCAttgatgagcattttttaaaaaaaaaactaaaaaaaaaaacctttgccaGCCATTTACTTGACTAATGAGCTTACTTACTCGGACTCAACATTGCAAGCGCTGTGAATGGAAAACAGAATACACTTAACATAGAAATGAATGATTGCTTTCGCTTCTACAGTGCAAGGATTTTTTTGtacaaaacttttttaaatataaatgttaagaaaaaaatttttttaaaaaacacttcatTATGTTTAGGGGGGAACTGCATTTTAGGGTTCCATTGTCTTGGTGGTGTTACAAGACTtgttatccatttaaaaatggtaGTGGAAATTCTATGCCTTGGATACACACCGCTCTTCAGGTTGTAAAAAAACATACATTGGGGAAAGGTTTAAGATTATATAGTACTTAAATATAGGAAAATGCACACTCATGTTGATTCCTATGCTAAAACACATTTATggtcttttttctgtatttctagaaTGGTATTTGAATTAAATGTTCATCTAGTGTTAGGCACTATAGTATTTATATTGAAGCTTGTATTTTTAACTGTTGCTTGTTCTCTTAAAAGGTATCAATGTACCTTTTTtggtagtggaaaaaaaaaaaaaagacaggctgccacagtatatttttttaatttggcaggaTAATATAGTGCAAATTATTTgtatgcttcaaaaaaaaaaaaaaaagaagagacaaacaaaaaagtgtgacattgtacagatgagaagcCATATAATGGCGGTTTGGGGGAGCCTGCTAGAATGTCACACGGATGGCTGTCATAGGGGTTGTACATatccttttttgttcctttttcctgctGCCATACTGTATGCAGTACTGCAAGCTAATAACGTTGGTTTGTTATGTAGTGTGCtttttgtccctttccttctatcACCCTACATTCCAGCATCTTACCTTCATAtgcagtaaaagaaagaaagaaaaaaaaaaaaaggaaaaaaaaaaacaaaaacaatgttttgcagtttttttcATTGCCAAAAACTAAATGGTGCTTTATATTTAGATTGGAAAGAATTTCATATGCAAAGCATATTAAAGAGAAAGCCCGCTTTAGTCAATACTTTTTTGTAAATGGCAATGCAGAATATTTTGTTATTGGCCTTTTCTATTCCTGTAATGAAAGCTGTTTGTCGTAActtgaaattttatcttttactaTGGGAGTCACTATTTATTATTGCTTACGTGCCCTGTTCAAAACAGAGGCACTTaatttgatcttttatttttctttgtttttatttttttttatttggatgaCCAAAGGTCATTACAACCTggctttttattgtatttgtttctGGTCTTTGTTAAGTTCTATTGGAAAAACCACTGTCTGTGTTTTTTTGGCAGTTGTCTGCATTAACCTGTTCATACACCCATTTTGTccctttattgaaaaaaataaaaaaaattaaagtacacaATGTAAGCTTCTTGTGTCCTCATTTGACACACTCTGTAAATTACTTTCAAGAAAATAACAGGTTTTAAGAGAAGGCCAGTCAGTCTTTTTCAGGATTATTTCTATGGGCATTTTGATGCGTGTATTATACCCTAAAGGAACATAAAGTGCTTACTATATTAAAATAGACATGTCTCAAAACATGGAAatagtttttagattttatagtTCTAGAATAATTTTCAAGAAATGGAAAGTGTTTTCAGTCTGATGTTAAAAACTTTCCCTTCATCTCTTAACAATAATTCATtcagatataaatgaaaaatttactggTAATAGCGtcttaaacttttatttcttttggattttttgctgttcttgttgtctgaaagttctttttctattctcccttccctgccctatCTTAGAACATAAtgtaaaaaagctttttttaaaaaaaaatcagctctttcGTTTCCATATGAGTCTTTCTTCATACCAAAAATAACCtcacttcccccccccccaaaatccagAAACAAAAGCATCAGGTtaacaagacagagagagaaaaagagagagagagagaagtaaacagTAGTTTAGCCAGATGTGGCTAATCTGTGGAATCAGACACTGATTTCCTAAGATGGATGGTGTTTGCCTTGTGATTCTGAGGTCCTAGGGACCAAGGATGGGTCAGATCTTTTAGGTGTTTTTATATTGTGTTCCTGGCTGATAGCAAATGAGGGGGGAAATACCCTTCAGTGATCTTTTGCCCAACCAACAGATTTATGAAATGAAACATAGTCTTTGGAAAGCAGGTTAGgtcccttatttaaaaaaaaaaaaaaaaaaaaaaaagctctccttAGAAATCTGTGTTGTCAGTTTTACAAATACTGCAACCTGCAGCATCTATTTGCTTTATTAAAGCACAGACTTCTCTGATCCTGTCTCCCTGTTCCCAGTGTAGATGAATGTATACAACATTGCTCTTCTTTttgtaaaaaccaaaacaaaagctgTTCTGTTGTCTTCTTGTGGTAGCATTTTTGTTGCTCAGTTCTTATGCCCTGGTGCCTGTGAGGTGGCCTTTTCATGTAATGCCTTTGATCTGAGGCAAGAATAGTTTTATCCTTCTAAAATGCACAGAAAGgaggtgtatttttttaaagccagtttgggtgggaagtggggagtggaggcagagaggaatCCCGTAAGAGAGGATCTGTCTGGGGCTGGGAATAGGGGCTGGGATAGAGATGGACGTATCTTGCAGGACTTGGTAATTGGCAGTGAACTGAGAGGCAATTTCTGTGTTTTGAATTAGGTTACTTCACAACTGAATCCACAATACTAGTCAGGATAGAAATATTCCCCAGGGCCATGCCAGTTTTAGATGTGGTGACTTCTGCTTCACCATATTAAATGTCCATAAAACCGCTGTGTGTCCCTATTACTCTTTTATTAGGAGCCATGAGTGCAGCTGTGCAGGTTTTATATACGGTGTTCgttttaatttttcagtatatGATGCTCTTAGCATAATTGGGTTTTGCATCCTGACAGACAGAATTAATGGTGGATACTGTATACTTACTTGTATGTTCAAATTTCTTAAATCAAATGGGGAATGGGGAGGGGTGCAAACATCTGGTGATAAATCACAGATTATGTTTGATTTACATGGTCCCgaagttaaataaatttattggGAGACACGTTCTTCAGGGTACTTAGTCTCCTGACTTAGTGAAGCCCTCTTATAAAATCTTACTTCTGAAGCTGAGTGAACAATAGGAGCCTGAAAACCTAGGCAACAGgaatataacttaaaaatgacATCTGTATCCGGgaccccaaaattaaaaatattaatgcaaaATAACAAACAGTTCCAACAGAGGataaattcccatttttttttaaatgaggaaatactAAGGATGTTAACGTTTTTCAGAATTCTCCAGTTTATGTGAAACCCCCGATGTGTTGATGCAATGTTCTCTACATACCTGAACTCTTAATGCTGAAGTGCTCCCTTTTGTCTTCCTTTGGAGAACAACTTAATAAACAGGAGTACCGCAAATACTACTTCGCACAGATTTTAACTTAGAAACCTTCCCAGTGCATGGAATACCTCTATCCCGGGACCATTTCCTACACTCTCTTTGTTTAGGACCTACAAAAGGACTGAAGCCAATACATTTTAAAGGTGGCTCAGAACACTTGGTTCTTCATTTGTACCAGCCATGGCAGGAAGTGTGAAGTAGTTGAGTTTTTCCCAGGGCATTCTGTGATAGGACTGtttatttaaataccatttttgtATATGTAATAAGTACGTACTGTGTATATTCATAATGCTTGAAGTGAGAATTTGAAAGGAAGCGGCAGTGGGGGTTAGATATCATTTCATttggagaaataaggaaatgaggTGGTTTATTCACAGACACTAAAAGTTTGTTGAAAGTTTGTAAACTGGGATATTTCAGGCTTTCCTGAAAAGGAGTTGAGGAGCCTCAGGCCCCATTCTGTCCTGCTTTGAACACTTTCAGCTCAGAGCGTGAGGGAGGAAATACggcgttttcttttctttttcttttttttttttaagattcttttgcCCTCtgtatgcacacacaaacatgaTTTCTTATGACTGTGTTGTAGTCGTGTGTTCTTCATTATGATTCTGTTGCTCCATCGTCCCCGGGCCTGGTGTGTTCAAGAATGTACCcatcccattctcttttctttttcagacaacttcccattaaaaaaatgaaaagaaaaagaaaaagaaagaaatgtgggaaTTTTGCCAGTGTGAGGATGGGATTGGCAGTGTTCTTTAAACCTGCTTCGAAAAATGTCCTTTAAAAGactgttaacttttaaaaaaggcacGAGGCACTTAGCAAATTTTCCTAAGTGTCTCTTAAGGCCCTGCAGCTTTTCCAATTAAGAATAAATGAACCCATGTTTAGAGAAATGGACATCAGGACACATAGCCAGAATTGGGattatgtacatttatttcagggctgcTGTAGCTGCAAATAGTAGACATGGGTTGTTGGGTGTGCACTTTTGCTTACTGTCATCTTGTTATCCCATTAGCCCTCTGTTTCATTTAGTAAAACACATGGCCAGTGAATCAGCCTTTAGGGGGatgggtctgtttctctctctctctctgtttcccagTGTCATCTATGGTCATGGGATGCGATTAATTCCTCCCTTGCAAACAGGAAAGGAGACCAATTCAGTTCACGTGGGTCATTGTACTTAAGAACCTAAACTTGCCTGAACACACAATTTCAGTGGTTGATCCAAatactgtttttcctttctgtaaaagTGGCAAAGACTACTTAAAGGGAGTGAATATCAGGTCCTTGTGATTCCgcagaaaaggcaaattaaacGATTTCCCCAAAGTCAATCCTCTAACGCAggacccaccccccccacccccaaacccataAGGGGCTGTGCTTTTCAGTAACGGTGAGCATGGTACATGTCCATGCTGTATTTTGTCTGTTAGGGTTTTCAGTGCTGGTAGCAGGTCGGACAAAGGGGTTCGATGGGGGTATCAGCCCACCTGGACACAGGAGGCCCCTCAGTCCGGGTCTCCACTGCGCGGGGGGAATTCAGGAGAGCAGCTGAGCTCCAGAGCCTGGGCCTCCTGCGGCGCCAAGTCGGGGGAGAGGAGGCCCCAGGCCCAGGCTTCAGGTCGCCATGGCAACGAGCCCTGGAATGCCACAGTGGTAGCCCTCTTCCTCGGCACATCCGGACTCCCAGTTCTGCTGCTTCAAGTCAATGTACACAGCAAGGGAGGAACCCCGGAGGAAAATAAccactcccttcttcccttcaccATTGCCTTTCCcccttaccaaaaagaaaa
The window above is part of the Lutra lutra chromosome 9, mLutLut1.2, whole genome shotgun sequence genome. Proteins encoded here:
- the BCL11A gene encoding B-cell lymphoma/leukemia 11A isoform X2, yielding MSRRKQGKPQHLSKREFSPEPLEAILTDDEPDHGPLGAPEGDHDLLTCGQCQMNFPLGDILIFIEHKRKQCNGSLCLEKAVDKPPSPSPIEMKKASNPVEVGIQVTPEDDDCLSTSSRGICPKQEHIADKLLHWRGLSSPRSAHGALIPTPGMSAEYAPQGICKDEPSSYTCTTCKQPFTSAWFLLQHAQNTHGLRIYLESEHGSPLTPRVGIPSGLGAECPSQPPLHGIHIADNNPFNLLRIPGSVSREASGLAEGRFPPTPPLFSPPPRHHLDPHRIERLGAEEMALATHHPSAFDRVLRLNPMAMEPPAMDFSRRLRELAGNTSSPPLSPGRPSPMQRLLQPFQPGSKPPFLATPPLPPLQSAPPPSQPPVKSKSCEFCGKTFKFQSNLVVHRRSHTGEKPYKCNLCDHACTQASKLKRHMKTHMHKSSPMTVKSDDGLSTASSPEPGTSDLVGSASSALKSVVAKFKSENDPNLIPENGDEEEEEDDEEEEEEEEEEEEELTESERVDYGFGLSLEAARHHENSSRGAVVGVGDEGRALPDVMQGMVLSSMQHFSEAFHQVLGEKHKRGHLAEAEGHRDTCDEDSVAGESDRIDDGTVNGRGCSPGESASGGLSKKLLLGSPSSLSPFSKRIKLEKEFDLPPAAMPNTENVYSQWLAGYAASRQLKDPFLSFGDSRQSPFASSSEHSSENGSLRFSTPPGELDGGISGRSGTGSGGSTPHISGPGPGRPSSKEGRRSDTCEYCGKVFKNCSNLTVHRRSHTGERPYKCELCNYACAQSSKLTRHMKTHGQVLHTPPFGVVPRELKMCGSFRMEAREPLSSEKI